A window of Xenopus laevis strain J_2021 chromosome 1L, Xenopus_laevis_v10.1, whole genome shotgun sequence genomic DNA:
ttaccatagaagttggacagcattgccATAGAGCATTGTGGTAGAACGTAATCTTTACTTGGAATAATGAAACTTGTATAGTAATTTCTCTGAACAGGTGCAGCCAAAATCTCCCTGTACACCAGCAGGAACCTTTGGAAAGAAGACAACGACACGGCAGACAAGCACCTGCTTGAATTCTCCAGATGAGGAAGGTATTCTTCTATACTGTTTCTCTTTTAAACAATGAATACAACCCAGGCACTGGTACTTTAAATGGGGATTTTATTCCAGTCatggttttgaaaaaaatatagtctaaaaaaatatatactcagaattttttaaaaatgaattatggctaaaaaatggcatattttatatactgaacttatttcacctgcctaaagtttcagcatctcaatagcaacaaCTATCCagtacttcaaacttgtcacagggggtcgtcatcttggaaaatgtctgggacacttacatgctcagtgggctctgagcagcttttgagaagctacgtactaatcagccttatattgacatttctattttgtatatacagtatactgtgtgtcggtccctaagctcagtaacagtagcacagagcatgtgcagtgaattggcagaaaagatgatggggagctactggggcatatttggaggcacatatcgtctctgctaaagggttgtggttgccttgggctggtataaaagcccaacacataatgtacaacattgttagcctacttctgtagttaggctttattttttggaaaatattgGTCAGTTTTCTGATGTGGTGAGAAAGGGGCACtgagcaacacttttttttttttttttttttttttttaatgctctacAAAAGGGTTTAAAAGGGTTGGTTACACTTTtgataaaaaatattctaaacaaatatacttatatacttgtATAAGTGGGGTTTTATTCCTGCTCCAAACTcttgacattaaagggatcctgtcatcggaaaacatgtttttttcaaaatgcatcagttaatagtgctactccagcagactactgcactgaaatccatttctcaaaaagagcaaacagatttttttttatattcaattttgaaatctgacatggggctagacattttgtcaatttcccagctgcccccagtcatgtgacttgtgtctgcactttaggagagaaatgctttctggcaggctgctgtttttccttctcaatgtaactgaatgtgtctcagtgggaaatgggtttttactattgagtgcttttcttagatctaccaggcagctgttattatcttgtgatagggagctgctatcttgttaccatcccattgttcttttgtttggctgctgggggggaaaggggaggagggtgatatcactccaacttgcagtacagcagtaaagagtgattgaagtttatcagagcacatgacttggggcagctgggaaattgacaatttgtctagccccatgtcagatttcaaaattgaatataaaaaaatctgtttgctcttttgagaaatggatttcagtgcagaattctgctggagcagcactaataactgatttattttgaaaaaaacatttttttttcccatgacagtatttctTTAAGGTTAGTGTCACTAAGAATGCTTTTGCCGTGTAAATACTCTGGCAGAGAAAATTCAATTCACTGTCTTCAACTTCTACAGATCTACGGACCCCAATGAGAGAGCGATCAGTGAGAGTTCATTTTCAATTTGATGATCCCTTTCCTGGAAAACAGGATCTTGTGTCCAGCATCTACACTCCAGTGCTCACCTACCTCTCCACTCAGGAGGAAGACTCAGGTCATTGCCTTTTATTCAAGTTggcttttttctctattaaaagAAAGTGAAGAATGTATTTGATTGTGCTAGAAGGTTTGAGAGGCCCATTAGAACAGGCCACCCCACCAATATTGTCCCTGCCTGCTCCTAGGTCTTGCGTGTCACTATAGGTGTGCACATGGCTTTATTGTAATGTTCCTTTGCTTAGCAAGGGATACATGGCAGAGAGCTCTGCTGAAAGGGTCCAGATTTTTAGGCAGGCCATGAAGGCctaggatttttttttgatgctgttCAGGCTGCATAGTTGCCAGTCACTCTAGATGTAAAAAACCAATAACTTCCCATTCACGTCACTCTGCCCAGTGTCACCCTGTGTGCAGATTTCACTACACACctttgtacgttttttttttttttttgaatattcatTTATGAGCCTATATTTGTTGTGTGTCTCCCATGCCTGTTGGCACATAGACACATGGCACATGAGGGAGCAAATATGAGTGAATCATCTTCTCAAAAGCCAAGGCACCAGCCCATGTGTCCTTAACCTAAGGGTGTGCTGAATAGAGATCCACCCCTGTTTGTGTGTCCCCAGTAACAATGTGCTGAACATATGAATTGGGCTAGGACCTGTTTATACAAAAATATAGTAATAGCTGAAATTATCAGATGCAAAAATATGCTTGTTCCTAAGTTCTGATTGCCATAAGTCAGACTGTTCCTTCATATGCAGATGACTGCAGTGCTCCTACCAAAAACCGCCTGTATTTCAGTCATATTCCTGTTGACAAAACCAGAGAGGATTTTAACCCGtgagtacatttatttattttttaacaaatctgaGCCAATGTTCGCCAACCCAGTAAACCCTCTGGATATCATGAGAGTAATTATATGCTGACCCTGCACAAACACCATAAAGGATCAGACCAAATGATGCAATGTTGAACATTAAATTGACAGTGAGTTACTAAACCTTGATTCTTATACTACTAGGTGTTGCACAGTAATTTGGAGGCCAGCAATTACCCTTGTAATTCaataaaagaataatttaaaaaaaaactctctcatATCCGTTCTGTGTAGTCTAAGTATTTGTCATTTCCCCCTCCCCCCGCATTACCTTTGCATGCTCGGCTCCAGTAGTATTTTGGTTATCCTCTCATTAATGGTGAAGTCAGGGCCTTATTTTtcttttggatttcttttttagatACAAATTTATCTGCAATATCCAACAAACACCATGTGACCAGCGACAGAAAATGAAGGATATTCCATTTAAAACTCGCAGTGCTCCAGAAAGCACACTCGTCCTGGACTTGGTAGATCAGAAATTTTTATGAACGGCAGTGAGTGCTCTGGCTGTCAAACTTTTCAGGACTATTGAGTGTCTCGGGCACTACCAAACTAGAGGTTTACAAGTGCCTGTTGAATTCTTTCCTCCTCTGCAAAACAAACCTCCTATGCCTTTGTTGTGTGGGCAGTTTCTTTTTGGAATTATGGCATGTATGGAAGGCTtatttgcaaattgaagagcctaCAGTTAATATTGTGGTGAAGGAAGATAGCATTTTGATTACTTTTTCACCGAAAACCCGAACATAATGAAgattattaacatcttcaaatggttcaagggacctctgccattaacttttacatgacctcaacaggttttagttggagtattttcagattcaactaTTTCCAGCTACAGGGTTTAATAAACCTCGCataatttttattaacaaaaccctgaaaaatgctatttttttttatttagaaaagtttttgactgaaaactacccttgaaagtTTATTCTtgtcatcttcttttcttctgcagGATGAAATCCTAATTGATAGCTCACTCCTCCCTCTCAGTGGTGCAGATTTCACATTTCTTATCCCATTTCAGGACAACTATTACAAGGTCTGTTATAATAGATCATTCTTCagatatttcatatttttcagatattttttattaatactgggaaatgcttttgatttttttaacatCTGTTTGTACATCGATGCccaacaaaataattaaatgggATCATTAAAATTAATGGTTGGAAAAGGGGCTTGCATTgtagttaaaatatttaaaggaattgtttagtgtaaaaataaaaactaggtaaataggctgtgcaaaataaaaaaatgtttttaatgttgtttAGTTAGccaatgtaatctataaaggctggagtgagcaaatgtcttaacataatagccagaacccaacttcctgatATGCAACTCTCTTGATAATGGTAAGTAACCCTTTGGTGACttggggggggcatatgggtcataaccatttgcttttgcCTTAGCATGCAGGTCCGTTACAAAAGCAAACTCATCATGTGGCCTCTCCCTTCAAGTCGCATAataagagagctgtaaagcaagAAGTTCTGTTATGGTAGACATcctttcactccagcctttacagattacatttttagcaaactatattagaaaatcttttttattttgcagcggATCTATTTCTTTCTGTATTGGTGAACTGCCATGCAAACTAAATGTGTAGTCTCCAATAGATTAGGCCACATAAATCATGTGGTTGGTCAAGAGCAGCTGTAAAGACATCTTTTGAATCTGGTTAAGTGTGATTATACTCTTTTTATCCCTTCACATGCTGGCAGCTTCTGATACTTCTACTACAAATAACTGATATATTGCCATCCATTTGTTCTGGTTACAACTTCAGTGCCAGCAATGTAAAATGTATAGAACAATGTTTGCAGATGCTCCTTACTAAAATTGTAATTTCAGTTGTTCTGTTCTCCCTGGGGGAGGCCTATGTgtggttaaaaaacaaaagttctCACTTAGGccttatttgtttaaagggatactgtcatgggaaaaatctttttttcaaaatgaatcagttatagtgctgctccagcagaattctgcactgaaatccatttctcaaaagagcaaacagattttttttatattcaattttgagatctgacatggggctagacatattgtcaattttccagctgccccaagtaatgtgacttgtgctctgataaacttcaatcactctttactgctgtactgcaaattagtgatatcacccccctcccctttttcccccccagcagccaaacaaaagaacaatgggaaggtaaccagatagcagctccctaacacaagataacagctgcctggtagatctaagaacagcactcaatagtaaaaaccaatgtcccactgagacacattcagggaaattgacaaaatgtctagccccatgttagattttaaaattaaatataaaaaaatctgtttgctcttttgagaaatggatttcagcgcagaattctgctggaacagcactattaactgattcattttgaattttttttttcccatgacaatatccctttaacagtcTATAGAGGGGCTTGCAGGACTAATGgcaatttatttctgtaaagtatgttttgctttttaaatCTTGACATTACTCCCCATAGATTTAAAGAAATGCCTCAAAGGtaacttaacattttttttcaggtttatgTGAAGCTTCGACCTCATGCTATAGAATTCCTTGAGACTCTTTGTAAAGTGTACGAGGTAAGCAGATTAAATTTTGCTTAGCCTTTATGCTGATTGATTCATGGATATACTTAGGCTGGGTGCTGGTTTGGTCTTGAAATTGTTTTAGATCAGGAAAGCAATTTGTGTGTAATTTTCACAACAAGTGAAATCTAAGCATTACACAGGACCCTTATTGAATTTTAAATCCAGTAGAAGAAAAATCAGTTAGCCTTCAGTTGGTTCCACTGCCAACAATATGTGTGACATTTCTGTAACTAGATTTGCTTACATACAACCCTAGAGCATACATTAGCGaatatttatacaaaattaaTCTTGATGGTCGTAATCCATCACCGATTTTTCACCCCTTCAGTTGAGttggaattagtgatgggtgaatttgtcacgttttactgaaaaatgtgagaatttcccatgaaaaggtgaaaaattaacaaaatgccGCCGGcatcttttttgacgccggcatctcgtttttggacgccagcgcacattaatttttttggacgccagcgaatttttgcagcagtttcacaaatgtatttgccggaagcgaatcgcgggaattcgttGCGAATTTGCGCttgtcgaataaattcacccatcactagttggaaaGGCTCCAAACAACTCCTTCAATGTTAAACTGAATTACTATCCCAATAACCTATGTAGTCCCACTGTCCCTGTGAATTAAAGGGATGGCAATAAACTTATTTCCTAGTATGATCCATACAACAGCATGTTCTTATCCATTTTTCTAGACTTATCAAAGTCTTTCTGAACCACCTTATAAGGATATCTCCTTTTAAAAACTCAGACCCATGGCTACTTCTAAACCATCAACTTATCATGTTTGTTCTGATCGGTAAGACTTGACCCACTGAAATACCAACTAAACTTTTGGCTGATGATTAGATGCTTCCATAAACAAGTAGTCTTggcatactgtatgtctttatgaCCAAACCTTTAACAAACTTaaggcattaaagggatactgtcatgggaaaaaaattttttttcaaaatgaatcagttaatagtgctgctccagcagagttctgcactgaaatccatttctcaaaagagcaaacagatttttttatattcaattttgaaatctgacacggggctagacattttgtcaatttcccagctgccccatgtcatgtgacttgtgcctgcacttcaggagagtaatgctttttggcaggctgctgtttctccttctcaatgtaactgaaggagtctcagtgggacatgggtttttatgattgagtgttgttcttagatctaccaggcagctgttatcttgtgttagggagctgttatctggttaccttcccattgttcttttgtttggctgctggggggaaaagggagggggtgataatcactccaacttgcagtacagcagtaaagagtgattgaagtttatcagagcacaagtcacatgacatggggcagctgggaaattgacaaaatgtctagccccatgtcagatttcaaaattgaatataaaaaaatctgtttgctcttttgagaaatggatttcagtgcagaattctgctggagcagcactattaactgattcattttgaaaaaaattttttttcccatgacagtatccctttaagttacaaattacagaaagattcattatctggaaaaccccaggtcccaagcattctgggtaacaagccccatacctgtacatagtcaACTTTTAAATAAGCAACTTTGCCACTCAAGTCAACTCTTCTCACAAATGCAGCTACTGCTGACAAAGGTAGCATCCATTTCCATCCAGTGTTGCTAGCCAGCCCACTGTCAACTAGCCCAATCTTCCATTACTAGTGACACAAGTACAGATATTTTATAACCcaatatccttaaaggaacagttaagtgtaaaaactgggtaaaacactacttcctgcttttcagctctctgagttaTGCTCCCCATAgttgcgacgattcttcttgccgtacaaccgattttagcgaagtccaaccaatctttcgaaattatcgtgcagttagtggtattcaaacgatcgtacatcttacggtttttcggccaacatctgtcaggaaattgatcggccaggttaaaaaaatctgtcggtcccagtgcaatctatcaatgtttgcagggccaagccgGCAGCTACCCTTGTTTTcatggcaaattggtctttttagttgatggacaattcgtacgatcgttccgagaaaatcgtggtctcacgaggatcggatcttttaaaaatctcaacatctatggccagattaagtcagcaactttaaggggggccatatgggacataactgttcactgaGTTTGCAACTAATCATTGGCATGcagctccgattcaaaagcaacagttatgacccatatgaccctcctcaagtcactgattggttactgcctggtaaccaatcagtggaaaccaagagagctgcaaagaaggaagcagtgttctggctatgatgttatacatccagtcaccccagcctttatacattttttggctaactatattagaaacatttttttttattttgcacagcctatttatttacctagtttttatttttacactgaacaattcctttaaagtggttgttcacctttcaattactCTTAGTATGATGATGTAGAGTaatagtttgctatttcagcaatctgattgctagggtccaaattacctgagCAACCATGAATTGCTCTGAATAAGacagtggaatatgaataggggagggtctgaatatagagataattaataaaagtagcaataacactaaaTCCTTagccttagagcatttgtttttagatgggggtcagtgaccccctttggaatgctggaaaggatcagaagaaggcaaataattaaatctatataaaataaagaccaattgaaaagttgcttagaattggccattctatagcataccaaaagttaacttataggtgaactacctctttcaCATTCTGCAAAGTTTCAGATATTAAGAGGGGGCTTAGAGAAAAGCAGTGTGGTAAGTTGAAATTTCCCAAGTCACCATGGCAGCAATTCACCAACAGGGGTTATCCCCTACCCTTTTGGTCATTGGACAGGAACAGAAAACCTCCTCTACAGAGCCTCTGCCCtctccactgtttttttttttcctgtccttcGGTCATATGGATTGTTGGAGTGCCTACCCAGGCTGTATTCCGTAAcaggggggtttttttttaaccagaagtCCCAGCCTAATAAGAGTTGGCTCCAATAATGTTCTGGGCAGAACAAAATCTAGCAGGACTAGTAGCCTTTCATGTGCCCGGGGTCCAGAATTTGCAGGCAAATTATCTAAGCCGCAACGTCCTAGCTCCTGGGGAGTGGAGTCTCAACTCTGCAGTTTTCCACCAAATAACTCAGAGATTTGGAAGACCAGAGGTCGATTTGATGGCAACAAATTTGAACCAGAAATGTCAGTTTCTTTTCCAGAAGAGCCTGCCCGTCAGCCACAGCGGTGGATGCTCTGTTGCAGGATTGGAGCAAGATGTTCTCCTATGTCTTTCCTCCATTTCCTATGCTCTGGAGAGTTTTGAAAAAGATAGATCAGGAGGGTGCCGTAGTGATAGCGGTAATCCCCCATTGGCCCAGAAGGCCTTGGTTTTCGCTGTTGCGTCAGTTGGCGATAGAGAAACTGTGGAGAGTGCCAGTCAAACAGGATCTGTTGTCACAGGGTCCTGTGTTCTGCGAAGAGGTGGCACACCTGTCCTTGACGGTGTGGAAATTGAGAGGCAGAGGTTGTATGAGAAGGGGGTTAGAGGAGACCTAGTGACCCTTCAGAGTCCAGAAAGACTTCTACCTCATCACAATATTATCGAGTGTGGGATCGATTCGTGCAGTTTGCTCAGTCCAAAGGGTTTGAGCATATACATCCAAAGCCATGCCACATAgtggatttccttttctctggatACGAGAAGGGCCTGAGTAATAGTACATTAAGAGGCCAGATATCAGCCTTGTCAGCTTTGAATGGTAAAACCTGGGCTGAAGATTCTTTGGTTGTAAGATTTTTTGCGGCGTTGAAGAGGTTTCGTCCATATGTAAAGCCGCTTGTCCCTCCTTGGAAGTTGCCAGTGATATTGAAAGTTTTGATGGGTTCACCATTCGAGCCAATAGAAAAAGCTTCAGATTGGCATGCAACCTTAAAAGTACTGTTCCTGGTGGCAGTCACCTCAGCATGTAGGGTAAAGGAGATCCATGCCCGCTCAGCAAAGGAGCCAGACACCGTAATCTTCCACGACAAAGTGGTGATGAGATCTTCGTTTGGATTCCTTCCGAAAGTGATCTCTCAGTTCCACATGCATCTGGAGGTGGTCTTACCCTCTTTTTGTCCCGAGCCAAAAACGAAACGTGAAGAGCAATGGCATACACTAGATTTAGTGCGAGCAATCTCTCACTATTTGGAGCAAACAAAGAATTGGCGCAAATCAGACACTCTTTCTGATTCCAAGAGGCCCAAAGAAGGGTCAAGCTCTGTCTAAATCTACGATTAGTCGATGGATAATTAATTGCATCGTGACAGCTTACCAGTTGACTGGCAGGGAGATTCCCAGAGACCTTAAAGCTCACTCAACCAGGGCTGTTGCTACATCCTGGGCGGTAGAAGCCAGGGCCCCACCAGAGGTGATCTGTAAGGCGGCTAGATGGACATCAGCCTCAACCTTTGTTCGGCATTATAAGTTGGATGTGTTACAGTCCCAAGAAGCTAGATTTGggaggaaaatccttcaatctgTTGTTCATTAATGAatccattaaaaaatgaaattatgcAGCAGACAATGTGTCCCTCCCTTCTTttgcttggtagatcccatgttggtgaattgctgCCATGGTGACTTGGCAAAGGTAGAAATTTTttctacttaccgtaatttctatttccaagtcactgtcatggcagcattcaccaactgcCCACCCTTCAGATGCTGGATACGAAGACAGTGGAGAGGGGGAGGGCAAAGGCTTTGTAGAGGAGGTTTTCTGTTCCTGTCCAATGACCAAAAGGGGAGGGgataacccatgttggtgaatgctgccatgacagtgacttggaaatagaaattaaggtaagtagaaaaaaattctaCCTTTTCACCAGCAGAAAGTGGTTGGATTAAGGACCAGATTTACTCATTGGGTGCCCCCTAGGCCCGCCCCCACTACCCTCCCCTTGACATGTGCACATGCGAAAATTCTCTTCAGGTCAAGAACACaaggattggtgcatgggaaatttaaatgtCAAATCTCCTGCATTTCCCCAGTGCTTCAGAACCAATGTGGATGCAGCTATGTGGTATGTCATCCCTAAACTACTGCCAcgctaggccctggcctttgttaccttcccacaaatctgagCCCTGGAACTAGTGCACAAATAAACTAAACATTGGACTGTATATGATTTTACTCGCATTTATTAAGTGACTTATCGATTAAGCGCCTTGCATCATTAGGGGAtgtcttttatttttcctttttttatatggATGAAGCCCCGCAGAGAATAATTGCACATCAAAATAAGTATGTGCatgaattaatttttataaaGAACCACATTTGCTTTAGTAAATGTGAATACAATGGTCATGGCAAACCTTGGAGAAGAGAGGGaatgttttactttgtttttgaCCAAGAGAACTGGTTTGCCACACTCCTCCTTGCATTACTTATCCTTGCAGGACATTATTCTTCATTATTACTACCCTGCATACAAAAATGAAATTCCTAATATTTTTTCCTACATgcagatatttgtttttacaaCGGCGAAGAAGGAATATGCCGAAAAGATCTTAGACATACTGGATCCTCATAAAAAACTTATTAGGTGATTTTAATTCTAATTTGTTTGAATTACTGTTCTATATGCAGAGTGGCCAGCTTTCCTGGACACAGAAATACAGACTTGAAAACCTTATGTGATGTATAATACGTGCTAAAGGTTATTTTACTTGTCTGTAAACTTTAAATTTCTTTCTTGGTGTTTACTGGTGCACAGTGCAAATGTGTTGCACTGCATAGCAACGTGTGTTAACTGATTTATAtgtgccttattttttaaatatatagtgctctgttatgtgtgtgtgtgtatatatgtgtatatatatatatgtatgtatgtatatatgtatgtgtatatatatatatatatatatatgtatatgtatgtatatgtatgtgtatgtatgtgtatgtatgtgtatgtatgtatatgtatgtatatgtatgtatatgtatgtatatgtatgta
This region includes:
- the XB5962940.L gene encoding CTD small phosphatase-like protein 2; protein product: MILRSRKIPTLSLKDLHTPRKKSEGNSAKTPRSAARIPKRVQPKSPCTPAGTFGKKTTTRQTSTCLNSPDEEDLRTPMRERSVRVHFQFDDPFPGKQDLVSSIYTPVLTYLSTQEEDSDDCSAPTKNRLYFSHIPVDKTREDFNPYKFICNIQQTPCDQRQKMKDIPFKTRSAPESTLVLDLDEILIDSSLLPLSGADFTFLIPFQDNYYKVYVKLRPHAIEFLETLCKVYEIFVFTTAKKEYAEKILDILDPHKKLIRHRLFQDQCVCVEGHYVKDLGILQRDLAKTVALDTAPHIIPYNLSNRIPIQSWKGSKKDRGLLSLIPTLEEMSIVDDVRLVISHQFKIKDLVAED